The genomic DNA AGAATcaaattgtgtttcttggtgtAACTAAATTTTTGCCCAGAaggacatcctctgtgttttgaatctgttgtctgtgagagtagcttgcatgctaatctcacagaggtattcctttcaccctttttctttcattaaaagtcttcttttaagaacctgattgattttttccttaaGATTCAAGGGGTTTGGGGATCTGGGTTCACCAGGAACTGGTGGGAGGTGAATCAGTCCCAATCCTGCCAGGAAAAGGGGGATAAAGACTGGGGAAATAtttggggggaagacagagtttcccaatgACTCTCTCATAAACGTTTGTTTAAactatttggtggtggcagctactagatctaagctggtaaataAGCTTGGGGttatctcatgcaggtccccacgtctgtaccctaaagttcagagtgggggtgacacCTTGACAAGCATTTTCAAAGTAATTTCCAGAGGCACATAACTACTAATATTGCCACTttgcaaaggggaaactgagtcccagaaAGGGGAAGAGACTTGTCCAAGGCATGCAAGAGCTTAGAGCTGGGACTACAATACAATTCTCCTCATCTTAGCACATGAAGCATATTCATTGGTCGATGGGGGaggttaatttttgttattaggtgatatgaatagaaaaaaaaacagcaacacaTTTTAGATATGAACAGTGtcatagttcagggcaactgcacctgtatcccCCCTCCTATTGCCAGCCAAAGGTGCTCACTGTCTGGGCATCACCCCTCTTGGGCAGAGACACACATCTCTCTTTCTCCTGACCAGGGTGTTTACAGGCTGTATAGCTCTGAGTTCCCCAGTAAGCCAGGCTGCCCTTGCAGGTCACATCtgctttctcctcagagatgAGAAACAGTGCAACTGCCACAGTTGTTACCACACAACACTTTGGATGCAAgttcatttattcttaaggtaaaagcatcaTGGGAAAAGCTTAAAACAATGGAAAATCCTATACACATGCTAAAACACTTACCAGAGACCACCCTAACTCCAACTTTGGGCTCTGACTGTTGAACAGCCCTTCAAATCTCACACAGGGGTTTTCCTCAGCTCCTATTGATCATAACAAGCCCCTCCCACTAACCCACACATGACTCTGAGAGTCCCTTCTTCATGTTGTTGGGCCTTTGGATCCTGGGAATACATAATTTGTAGTCAAAGGTCCCCTTCCCAGGAAAAAGCTTCCAAAGATCTGGTCAAGAGATGGGTCATTTGCATTTGCCTCCTCCCCAGCATTTCTCAGGGAAACTATTCAACTAACAGTTCATTCTCATTTGATCCCATTGTTTCAAATTGTCCTTTGAAACTCAAACAATTTCCCAAGGTTACAGCAGTCATGTTTCCTAGACCAGTTTCATACGGACTTATATTAACACctacacatttgtatttttaaaacaatgagcTTCTAAGACACTTACTCTTAATTCATTTTAACTTAATTCCATAAGGGCCATCAAGCATAATGCAGGAAATAACCATAGCTGTCACAGGCACCGCAATGCCTGACTTCATCTGCTTTAAGGGTTGTGTTAGGGTTGAGGTCTGAGAGGGATGCCCAGGAGCCTGCCATAGGCAGTATGTAGTATGTCCAGACACAGGAGTTAAGGGGACTTTTACAGCATAAATTGGGGTGCCTCGTGATAGCTCACCTATAGAGTTAGGCACCATCTGAGTCAGAGTAGCAGCTCAATCTGGGATTTCGGTGCCTATATTtgggctttaggcacctaaattcctttgtggaTTTGGGACATATAGACCTGAAGATGCATACAGGTacaaatgggattttcaaaagcccccaaGCAGGTTACATGCCTAACTCCCACTAAGGTCAACTTCCAGCTTCTCAAGTGAGATCTTTGGAACTGCACAACAGAGCTCTACCTTTAAGCTAAAGGAGCGACTCCTTTCTCAATTTCTGTGCGTACCACACAGTTATTGATTAATTTTCTTAGGGCACAATGGatctctttgtttctcaggctgtagatgaggggattgaCCATGGGAGTCAAGACTGTGTAGAAGAGAGAGAACACTTTGTTGAGTTCTCTCAGTGTCTCACTGTCTGGTAAGACATAGACAATCATCAGGGTCCCATAGAAAACTGTAACCACAATAAGGTGAGAGGAACAGGTGGAAAATGCCTTTCTCCTCCCggtggtggaagggattctcaggatggtggagatgataaAAACATAGGATGTCAGGGTGAAtagaaatgggggcagggtgtCTATAGAAGATAATATAAAAGTCACCAATGTGATCAGGCTggtgtcactgcaggagagtttAATCACTGGGGTGAAATCACAAaggaaatggtcaatttcattggggCCACAGAAATGTAATTGTGACATTAAACATGTTACTATGGTTGTTGCCATAAATCCACTCATCCAGGAGACAGCTGCTAACTGCAGGCAGATTCTTCCATTCATAAGAACTATGTAGTGTAGTGGTTTGCATAttgctaaataccgatcataGGACATCACGGATAAGAGATAACATTCACTTGCCACAAGCAcaccaaagaaataaaattgagTGATGCAGCCACTAacagaaatggttctgtccccagtcagaagactggccagcaccctgggcaggatggtggagctgtagcaggtctccaagcaggacaagttcccaagtaagaagtacatgggggtgtgaaggtgctgatcagtcaCAACTAGAACCATGATGAGGATGTTCCCAGCTACAGTCACAATGTATATCACTAGAAACagaaggaagagaagaatttgcaGTTCAGAGAAATTTCCAAATCCTAGGAGGTTGAATTCTGTAACATATGTTTGATTATTCCCTTCTCCTTTCTCCATGAGCTGAATATAGATTCCGTCTTCCCCAATTTTCCACAAGATGTATCTATTCATAGATAAAAAGTAGTGAGTGTGAAAGAGAGTGCAGTATAATTGAAATCAGATTTCTATCCAATTCATTGTAGAAAAGTTCAAAATGCATAAAGAGAGTATgatttataaactttcaaaagccAAGACATTGGTTTAATCATATACTGTACACAGTGTTTTGGAATGGAGACTCCCACTTGCAAGCTCCAAATGGCAACTACACTGTTCATTTATTACTCTTCTGACCTAACTCTTTTTCATAGATGCATTGATGTGAAAATCAGCCTGGAGAGTATATTGTAAGCCACAGAATTTCCTTCAATGCATTCTTCTTTGAACTAGAGTGTATATGTTTGAAATACATCCAGAAGGGAATACTGTAATCATCTATTCTGAGTTCCAGGATATCATGAGCCATAGCACTTCTCCAATAACCCCTGCATTGAGTTAAGCATGTGGTTGAGTTAAGCATATGTAACAAACCCAGAAATTCTGGCATTACTTTGTAACAATTCTGTGCATATCTCTGTGTGTTAATTTATGATGGATTGCTTGCTATGGGGTAAGATTAAAAGGGGTTGTTAGAGGAACCAGACagtaaaggcaaaaaaaaaaaaatgaccaagATAAGGAGCAGCAAACGCTCATTCACAATTAACCAAGTCATTAGACACCATAGTTACCAGTTCTTTTACTAAAGCTGGGAAGAGACAGATGAAAAGACAGTGGCCAAGTAAAGGATTAACTGTGAAGCACAGGGCCGGTCTACACTAGAATCactacatcagtgcagctgcaccgatgcagctcgATGCTGCAATGCATtgggtgaagatgctctatgctgacaggagaaagctctcccatcagcataattacacCACCTCCACGGGAAGCTGAAGCTATGTtcatgggagagtgtctcctgctgacatagggCTGGGGTGGACAGTGCTTAGATCGCTGTAAGTTGCATTGCACAGAGGGTATCTTTTTCACACTCCTAAGTGACATACATTACATCcacttaagctgtagtgtagacctgctgaCAGAGAGAGGCTCTTCAGGGAGGCAAACTATCCCTCAGACTCAGAAGTCGGATCAGGAAGAACCTGAGCTAAGGAGTAAGAAGTTAAGCGTAGGTAAAACAAGAGCTGTCTAGGACACTTGGTTGTTTTAACCCATTTTCCTGAATGCTGTGTTCCCTTGGGCAAATAAATACcactttgttttgaagaaattAATCTTGTGTCACTGCAAACTCATTCTGTTGCAGACCCATGGAGGTAAATCTATAGTAGAGCCAAACTCCAGGGGACCAGCTGGGGTAACACAGCTGGTACCAAAAAGGTGTTAACATTGGGATTAGGAGAAAGGTGAGATCCTGAGATCCAACCAAAGAGAAGTGAAAAAAAAGGGGTGCACTTGGGGGACTGGAGAAGGGTTCAAGAACGGACCTACTCAGGACCTACTCAGGACAGAAGCTGTTTTTGATTTTGAAGTCATCAAGAGAGAGATAATCCACCCCTTCCCATGGCACTTTGTTCCAATAGTTAGTCATCCCCACTTTTTATAACGTGTACCTTATTTCTAAACTGTTTTTTTtgggcttcatcttccagccattggttcttgttttgCCTTTCGCTGCTGGATTAAAGAGCCCCTTAGTACCTTGCATTTTCTTCCCAAGAAGGTACTCACTGACTGTAATAAACTATCTTCTCAAACTTTGTTCTGATAAATAAAGCAGTTTGAGCTCCTTCACTCTcattgtaaggcattttctccattcCTACCATAATATTGTGGCTCTTTTctacaccctctccaattttcattctttttttagtGTGCACATGCACCAGAACTAGATGCATTTCAGTCTCACCAACGCCTGGCAGAGAGATAAAATCTccttcatagaatcctagaatatcagggttggaagggacctcaggaggtcatctagtccaaccccctgctcaaagcaggaacaattcccaactaaatcatcccagccagggctttgtcaagccgggccttaaaaacctctaaggaaggagattccaccacctccctaggtaaagcattccagtgcttcaccaccctcctagtgaaatagtgtttcctaatatccaacctagacctcccccactgcaacttgagaccattgctccttgttctgtcatctgccaacactgagaacagccgagctacatcctctttggaacccccgctcaggtagctgaaagcagctatcaaatcccccctcactcctctcttctggagactaaacaatcccagttccctcagcctctcctcataaatcatgtgctcgagacccctaatcatttttgttgccctctgctggactcttgtagtgtggggcccaaaattggacacagtactccagatgaggcctcaccaatgttgaaaaaaggggaacgatcacgttcctcgatctgctggcaatgcccctacttatacagcccaaaatgccattagccttcttggcaacaagagcacactgttaactcatatccagcttctcgtccactgtgaccccaggtccttttctgcagaactgttacctagccattcggtccctagtctgtatcaGGGACCGATACTTAGcacttccgtcctaagtgcaggactctgcacttgtccttgttgaacctcatcaggttttttttggcccaatcctctaatttgtctagggccctctgtatccgatccctaccctccagcgtatctaccatgcctcccagtttag from Malaclemys terrapin pileata isolate rMalTer1 chromosome 12, rMalTer1.hap1, whole genome shotgun sequence includes the following:
- the LOC128846829 gene encoding olfactory receptor 11A1-like, yielding MEKGEGNNQTYVTEFNLLGFGNFSELQILLFLLFLVIYIVTVAGNILIMVLVVTDQHLHTPMYFLLGNLSCLETCYSSTILPRVLASLLTGDRTISVSGCITQFYFFGVLVASECYLLSVMSYDRYLAICKPLHYIVLMNGRICLQLAAVSWMSGFMATTIVTCLMSQLHFCGPNEIDHFLCDFTPVIKLSCSDTSLITLVTFILSSIDTLPPFLFTLTSYVFIISTILRIPSTTGRRKAFSTCSSHLIVVTVFYGTLMIVYVLPDSETLRELNKVFSLFYTVLTPMVNPLIYSLRNKEIHCALRKLINNCVVRTEIEKGVAPLA